Proteins found in one Triticum urartu cultivar G1812 chromosome 4, Tu2.1, whole genome shotgun sequence genomic segment:
- the LOC125550266 gene encoding uncharacterized protein LOC125550266, with protein sequence MGKGNKDDRLSALPDDILVNIFDRLSVRDAARTNVLSRRWGQLCAKLSRLIISSLDFLPKDASRSSANISDDELVRINAAVVQATKSVLARRNPGEHTIGLLSMTFHLVDDIPISIGHAVGHAMATHLVKNAKFCVRTRKDDDDEIDDDEELVIWARRFMLFFDASPVAFGGLTSLNIGNLRFGESGISSILTTCKQLKRMHLYNCDSGDHSTLQVEHANLSELCIVYCRLEQVKLNWLPQLTSIVFDGWIDFQDPLVLGHVPLLESVSLTNVALSYNKMVKLSRFLGSASPRVLKLGFRSEMIWVQPECPTQDLASVFRQLRFVNLVKLPEGYDLTWTMFILEAAPLLKELYMTVCAFLKFSFSHMCLILVFHGFLTTYYIWLKTVYFYLCPIAEMQVWDDLCSMEMDEEKRKKESYSENKGVEWSAAAADFQHHSLVTLVIFGFESEDYAVNYVRRVMVAVVNLEDVFLYSRLELECGNCQDKKPTRFAWTKRQKISLKKRITAGIESFAIIHSNKTIRADHQAKKLYPQCSHFDATSG encoded by the exons ATGGGA AAAGGCAATAAAGATGACAGGCTCAGCGCATTGCCGGATGACATTCTGGTCAACATTTTTGACCGACTCAGTGTACGCGATGCTGCAAGAACCAACGTCCTCTCAAGACGGTGGGGTCAGCTCTGCGCCAAGCTCTCTCGGCTTATAATAAGTTCTCTAGACTTCCTGCCCAAGGACGCGTCACGCAGCAGTGCCAACATCTCTGACGATGAATTGGTTCGGATCAATGCAGCCGTGGTTCAGGCAACAAAGAGCGTGCTGGCGCGCAGAAATCCAGGTGAACACACCATCGGCCTTCTGTCCATGACGTTCCACTTGGTAGATGATATCCCCATATCCATCGGGCACGCCGTTGGTCATGCCATGGCGACGCACCTAGTCAAGAATGCCAAATTTTGTGTTAGGACAAGGAAGGATGacgatgatgaaattgatgatgatgaagaactgGTCATCTGGGCGAGACGATTCATGTTGTTCTTTGATGCTTCTCCAGTTGCATTTGGTGGTCTCACTAGTCTCAACATAGGGAATTTGAGATTTGGTGAGTCAGGCATATCTAGCATCCTCACCACTTGCAAGCAGCTGAAGCGTATGCACTTGTACAATTGTGACTCTGGTGATCATAGCACCCTGCAGGTTGAACACGCTAATCTCAGTGAGCTTTGTATCGTATATTGTCGTCTCGAGCAAGTTAAGCTGAACTGGCTCCCTCAGCTCACAAGCATAGTCTTTGACGGTTGGATAGATTTCCAAGATCCACTGGTTCTTGGTCATGTTCCGTTGCTCGAGTCTGTAAGCCTCACAAATGTTGCCCTTAGTTACAACAAGATGGTCAAGTTAAGTAGGTTTCTTGGCAGTGCCTCTCCACGAGTTCTGAAGTTGGGGTTTAGGTCCGAAATG ATTTGGGTGCAGCCAGAATGTCCAACGCAAGATCTGGCATCTGTGTTCCGCCAACTAAGGTTTGTGAACCTTGTTAAACTTCCTGAAGGGTATGATCTCACCTGGACAATGTTTATTCTTGAAGCTGCACCCTTACTGAAGGAGCTATACATGACAGTATGTGCTTTCCTAAAGTTCTCTTTTAGCCACATGTGCTTGATATTAGTTTTTCATGGTTTTCTTACCACGTATTATATATGGCTAAAGACAGTTTATTTTTATCTTTGTCCTATTGCTGAGATGCAGGTCTGGGATGATTTGTGTTCAATGGAAATGGATGAGGAGAAGAGAAAAAAGGAATCGTATAGTGAGAACAAGGGTGTAGAGTGGAGCGCGGCTGCAGCCGATTTCCAACACCACAGTTTGGTCACACTCGTCATCTTTGGCTTTGAATCTGAAGATTATGCTGTTAATTATGTCAGACGTGTCATGGTGGCGGTGGTCAATCTAGAGGATGTGTTCCTCTATAGTAGGTTGGAGTTGGAGTGCGGCAACTGCCAGGACAAGAAGCCCACCAGGTTCGCCTGGACTAAAAGGCAGAAGATTTCACTGAAGAAGAGAATCACCGCGGGGATTGAGTCGTTTGCCATAATCCACTCCAACAAGACGATAAGGGCTGACCATCAAGCAAAAAAGCTTTACCCACAGTGCTCACACTTTGACGCAACAAGTGGTTGA